Proteins from a genomic interval of Microbacterium phyllosphaerae:
- a CDS encoding DUF1295 domain-containing protein, with product MSSPTPTKPKSSRASLIAIIVALVIGALVALAGSQGGATLGGIPLFALAVAAAYVIQILAFIPAMILRTERFFDLTGSLTFLAISVALVLLTPMPDARSWILAAMVILWAARLGSFLAMRVHKAGSDGRFDEIKGSPVRFLQVWVIQGAWVSITAAAAWIAISTDAGARAPIGWLTVVGIVVWALGLVIEIVADAQKSAFRADPANRHEFIRTGLWSRSRHPNYFGEIVLWVGVFLTAAPVLAGWQWVAILSPLFVILLLTRVSGIPLLEARAEKKWGDRADYIEYRENTPSLIPRLTRPAVRETAA from the coding sequence ATGTCCTCCCCCACCCCCACGAAGCCCAAGTCCTCGCGCGCCTCGCTCATCGCGATCATCGTCGCGCTCGTCATCGGGGCGCTCGTCGCCCTCGCCGGCAGCCAGGGCGGCGCGACGCTCGGCGGCATCCCGCTGTTCGCGCTCGCCGTCGCGGCGGCGTACGTGATCCAGATCCTCGCCTTCATCCCGGCGATGATCCTGCGCACCGAGCGGTTCTTCGACCTCACCGGCAGCCTCACCTTCCTCGCCATCTCGGTCGCTCTCGTGCTGCTGACGCCCATGCCGGATGCACGCAGCTGGATCCTCGCGGCGATGGTCATCCTGTGGGCCGCGCGGCTCGGATCGTTCCTCGCCATGCGCGTGCACAAAGCCGGATCCGACGGACGCTTCGACGAGATCAAGGGCTCCCCCGTGCGCTTCCTGCAGGTGTGGGTGATCCAGGGTGCGTGGGTGTCGATCACGGCAGCCGCGGCGTGGATCGCGATCAGCACGGATGCCGGCGCGCGGGCCCCCATCGGATGGCTGACCGTCGTGGGAATCGTCGTGTGGGCGCTCGGCCTCGTGATCGAGATCGTCGCCGACGCCCAGAAGTCGGCGTTCCGCGCAGACCCGGCCAACCGGCACGAGTTCATCCGCACCGGCCTGTGGTCGCGCTCGCGCCACCCCAACTACTTCGGTGAGATCGTGCTCTGGGTGGGCGTGTTCCTCACGGCCGCCCCCGTGCTCGCCGGATGGCAGTGGGTCGCGATCCTGTCGCCGCTGTTCGTGATCCTGCTGCTCACCAGGGTCAGCGGCATCCCGCTGCTCGAGGCACGCGCTGAGAAGAAGTGGGGCGACCGCGCCGACTACATCGAGTACCGCGAGAACACCCCGTCGCTGATCCCGCGTCTCACGCGGCCTGCCGTGCGCGAGACCGCCGCGTGA
- a CDS encoding MFS transporter: MTTELPAHPYTTVTPVTRVRPMYFVALGLAQFGIFIAILAPVIISMQLKAQEMNPADPASVVGSVLPIGALGALIGNPVFGALSDATRTRWGRRKPWLLAGILGLLGGLFWVSVSSSVLELTFAWLVCQLASNAASAALIASFADNVPEDQRGRGSSIFALAQNVSILAGIYGAVLLADNLPLLFLLPGVIGVALVAVYVFITPDRLPEVERRPFSLTRILGTFWTNPFRFPDFGLAWWSRFLITFASMLFTTYRYLYMQDHLGLDADVALAAVANGVLFYTIALMVAGLLSGWLSDRLGRRKVFVAASTLLFGVGLVLLAFAGTVEAFYLAEVVMGLAYGVYTAVDTALVVDVLPDPKKPGKDLGVINIANSLPQSLAPAVGLLLLGIGGGTGNYVALLWGAGIVAVIGAAVVLPIRGVR, encoded by the coding sequence CAGTTCGGGATCTTCATCGCGATCCTCGCACCGGTGATCATCAGCATGCAGCTGAAGGCGCAGGAGATGAACCCGGCGGATCCGGCATCCGTCGTCGGAAGCGTGCTCCCGATCGGCGCGCTGGGCGCACTGATCGGAAACCCCGTCTTCGGTGCGCTCAGCGATGCGACGCGCACCCGGTGGGGGCGCCGCAAGCCCTGGCTCCTGGCCGGCATCCTGGGTCTTCTCGGCGGCCTCTTCTGGGTGTCCGTCAGCTCGAGCGTTCTGGAGCTGACCTTCGCCTGGCTGGTCTGCCAGCTCGCGTCCAACGCGGCATCCGCCGCCCTCATCGCGAGCTTCGCGGACAATGTGCCCGAGGACCAGCGCGGTCGCGGGTCGAGCATCTTCGCATTGGCGCAGAACGTGTCGATCCTCGCCGGTATCTACGGCGCGGTGCTCCTGGCCGACAACCTGCCCCTGCTGTTCCTGCTCCCCGGCGTCATCGGGGTCGCGCTCGTCGCCGTCTACGTCTTCATCACGCCCGATCGGCTGCCCGAGGTCGAGCGCCGGCCGTTCTCGCTCACGAGGATCCTCGGCACGTTCTGGACCAACCCGTTCCGGTTCCCCGACTTCGGCCTCGCCTGGTGGTCGCGGTTCCTCATCACCTTCGCCTCGATGCTCTTCACGACCTACCGCTACCTCTACATGCAGGACCACCTCGGCCTCGATGCCGATGTCGCCCTGGCGGCCGTCGCGAACGGCGTGCTCTTCTACACGATCGCGCTCATGGTGGCGGGCCTCCTCTCGGGCTGGCTGTCCGACAGGCTGGGGCGCCGCAAGGTCTTCGTGGCGGCGTCGACGCTCCTCTTCGGAGTGGGACTGGTGCTTCTCGCCTTCGCGGGCACGGTGGAGGCGTTCTACCTCGCCGAGGTCGTGATGGGACTCGCCTACGGCGTGTACACCGCGGTCGACACCGCACTGGTGGTCGATGTGCTCCCCGACCCGAAGAAGCCGGGCAAGGACCTCGGCGTGATCAACATCGCGAACTCGCTGCCGCAGTCGCTCGCGCCCGCTGTCGGACTTCTGCTGCTGGGGATCGGCGGAGGCACCGGCAACTACGTCGCGCTGCTCTGGGGGGCCGGCATCGTCGCGGTGATCGGTGCCGCGGTGGTGCTGCCGATCCGCGGAGTCCGCTGA
- a CDS encoding AMP-dependent synthetase/ligase: MIESSTPPLADLDGYRNVTDLLVARVTSAPDHVAFEVAGADAAAPWRPITTREFSDRVRALAKGFIAEGIQAGDPIAIMAPTRYEWAVADLASWFAGAVVVPIYETSSPSQVDAIIADAGVRLAIGGTTEHAALLQAALAKTDAGTLGAWTMDAAASGTLTDLVARGVAVTDDELEARRSSASQDDAATIVYTSGTTGEPKGVVLTHRNFLGQVLNIAAAYHEIVNESGNTVIFLPLAHVLARGLQLICLASGMRIAHLSDPSTVVATLDTLRPTFLVVVPRVLQKIQAAAADKAAEKKLSAVWAKARSTAIAWGIRAERMDAGRRIPKDLGLTLRHRFFDALFYRRLRTVMGGRVGYILSGGAALESDLSLFFRGIGVPVIEGYGLTETTAPLTGNLPGRIASGSVGSPLPGLTVRISDAGEVLARGIGVFGGYRNPAHDEGAFVDGFFRTGDLGRLDDQGRLILDGRLKDVIVTSNGKTIVPTRWESAVEADPLVSHAVMVGEGKPYLSALLVLDPEQTLAWAAAAGTSIPAVTQPDIREITDPALRAHLQRAVDAANALVARSEQVRRFSVVFADLEDRGLVTPTMKLKRSVVLDRAGATVEDLYL, from the coding sequence ATGATCGAGTCATCGACCCCGCCGCTTGCAGACCTCGACGGGTATCGCAACGTCACCGACCTGCTCGTCGCGCGCGTCACCTCAGCTCCTGACCACGTCGCCTTCGAGGTCGCGGGAGCGGATGCCGCGGCCCCCTGGCGCCCGATCACGACCCGGGAGTTCTCAGACCGAGTCCGCGCCCTGGCGAAGGGCTTCATCGCCGAGGGCATCCAGGCCGGTGACCCGATCGCGATCATGGCGCCGACGCGCTACGAGTGGGCCGTCGCCGACCTCGCGTCGTGGTTCGCCGGGGCCGTCGTCGTCCCGATCTACGAGACCTCCTCTCCCTCCCAGGTCGACGCGATCATCGCGGACGCCGGTGTGCGCCTCGCGATCGGCGGCACCACCGAGCACGCGGCGCTCCTGCAGGCGGCACTCGCGAAGACGGATGCCGGCACGCTCGGCGCCTGGACGATGGATGCCGCGGCATCCGGCACTCTCACCGACCTGGTCGCGCGTGGCGTCGCCGTCACAGATGACGAGCTCGAGGCACGCAGGTCGTCGGCCTCGCAGGACGACGCCGCGACGATCGTGTACACCTCGGGAACCACCGGCGAACCCAAGGGCGTCGTGCTCACGCACCGGAACTTCCTCGGGCAGGTTCTCAACATCGCCGCCGCGTACCACGAGATCGTGAACGAGAGCGGCAACACCGTCATCTTCCTGCCGCTCGCCCATGTGCTCGCACGCGGGCTGCAGCTGATCTGCCTCGCCAGCGGCATGCGCATCGCGCACCTGTCCGACCCCTCGACGGTCGTCGCCACCCTCGACACGCTGCGCCCGACCTTCCTGGTCGTCGTGCCGCGGGTACTGCAGAAGATCCAGGCCGCTGCGGCTGACAAAGCCGCGGAGAAGAAGCTCTCGGCGGTCTGGGCGAAGGCCCGATCGACGGCCATCGCCTGGGGCATCCGCGCCGAACGGATGGACGCCGGTCGCCGTATCCCGAAAGACCTCGGGCTCACCCTGCGCCACCGCTTCTTCGACGCGCTCTTCTACCGCCGCCTCCGCACCGTGATGGGCGGGCGGGTCGGCTACATCCTGTCTGGTGGGGCGGCTCTCGAGAGCGACCTCTCGCTCTTCTTCCGCGGCATCGGAGTTCCCGTCATCGAGGGCTACGGCCTCACCGAGACGACGGCACCCCTCACCGGCAACCTGCCCGGTCGCATCGCCTCGGGCAGCGTCGGCTCGCCCCTGCCCGGTCTCACCGTGCGCATCAGCGACGCGGGCGAGGTGCTCGCCCGCGGCATCGGCGTCTTCGGCGGCTACCGCAACCCGGCCCACGACGAGGGCGCCTTCGTCGACGGGTTCTTCCGCACCGGAGACCTCGGGCGCCTCGACGATCAGGGCCGCCTGATCCTCGACGGCCGCCTCAAAGACGTGATCGTGACCTCCAACGGCAAGACGATCGTGCCGACCCGCTGGGAGAGCGCCGTCGAAGCGGATCCACTCGTCTCGCACGCCGTCATGGTGGGTGAGGGGAAGCCGTACCTCTCCGCGCTTCTCGTGCTCGACCCCGAGCAGACGCTGGCCTGGGCGGCGGCTGCGGGAACGAGCATCCCCGCCGTCACCCAGCCCGACATCCGCGAGATCACCGACCCCGCACTGCGCGCGCACCTGCAGCGTGCCGTCGACGCCGCGAACGCGCTGGTGGCCCGCAGCGAGCAGGTGCGTCGCTTCAGCGTGGTCTTCGCCGACCTCGAAGACCGCGGGCTCGTCACGCCCACCATGAAGCTCAAGCGGAGCGTGGTGCTCGACCGCGCCGGCGCCACCGTCGAAGACCTGTACCTCTGA
- a CDS encoding ribosomal maturation YjgA family protein: MQPSADRNTTVRTRRRRLLIAAALVVVAGLAVHLLGSGPVADFTGDALYAVLVYLVIAAVFARAASWAIGAATVVVCTLIELFQLTGLPGAWAEAFWPVRLVLGTGFDARDLIAYAVGAAAATVCDLILTRRSRARQAA, translated from the coding sequence GTGCAGCCCTCAGCCGACCGAAACACGACCGTGCGGACGCGTCGCCGACGACTTCTGATCGCCGCCGCGCTCGTGGTCGTGGCCGGCCTCGCCGTGCACCTGCTCGGCAGCGGCCCGGTGGCGGACTTCACGGGCGACGCCCTCTACGCCGTGCTGGTCTACCTCGTCATCGCCGCCGTGTTCGCGCGCGCCGCCTCCTGGGCGATCGGCGCCGCCACGGTCGTCGTCTGCACCCTGATCGAGCTGTTCCAGCTCACGGGTCTCCCCGGAGCGTGGGCAGAGGCGTTCTGGCCCGTGCGACTCGTGCTGGGTACCGGCTTCGACGCGCGCGACCTGATCGCCTACGCGGTGGGCGCGGCCGCAGCGACCGTGTGCGATCTGATTCTCACGCGGCGGTCTCGCGCACGGCAGGCCGCGTGA
- a CDS encoding LacI family DNA-binding transcriptional regulator translates to MVEESTTATGPRVVAHPTMADVAERAGVSRPLVSMVMRDKPGPSQESRERILAAARELGYRPNASARLLRRNRTQLIGAIFWMGSPFQVRVVERLVSAAAERGYGIALGPTTTDLSTDAVVDRLIEERVEALFAFNIDPDSPEFREAASRIPTVLLGEWNDDARSDNVHIDDDEALRLVVEHLVSLGHRDIAYVGGEGGIVGRDRAASYLRAMKDFGLEDRSEVLRGSFFEEDGAAAAREIVSRDERPTALVCAGDLSAVGALAVFAQAGLSVPDDISVVGFDDSYVAALSYNRLTTVHQDVDATADATLSALLGRLEDFDRPPARIATPASLVVRATTGPAPSA, encoded by the coding sequence GTGGTTGAAGAGAGCACGACGGCGACCGGCCCCCGCGTGGTGGCGCACCCCACCATGGCCGACGTCGCCGAGCGTGCAGGGGTCTCCCGCCCTCTCGTCTCGATGGTCATGCGCGACAAGCCGGGCCCCTCGCAGGAGTCGCGCGAGCGGATCCTCGCCGCGGCCCGCGAACTCGGCTACCGCCCCAATGCGTCGGCCCGACTGCTGCGTCGGAACCGCACGCAGCTCATCGGAGCGATCTTCTGGATGGGCAGCCCGTTCCAGGTGCGCGTGGTCGAACGGCTGGTCAGCGCCGCAGCCGAGCGCGGATACGGGATCGCCCTCGGCCCGACCACAACGGACCTCTCGACGGATGCCGTCGTCGACCGCCTGATCGAGGAACGGGTCGAGGCGCTCTTCGCGTTCAACATCGATCCGGACTCCCCCGAGTTCCGGGAGGCGGCGAGCCGCATCCCGACCGTGCTCCTGGGCGAGTGGAACGACGACGCGCGCAGTGACAACGTGCACATCGACGACGACGAGGCGCTGCGACTGGTCGTCGAGCATCTCGTCTCGCTCGGCCACCGCGACATCGCCTATGTCGGCGGAGAGGGCGGCATCGTCGGGCGAGATCGCGCCGCCTCGTATCTGCGCGCCATGAAGGACTTCGGGCTCGAGGATCGGAGCGAGGTCCTTCGCGGATCGTTCTTCGAGGAGGACGGAGCCGCCGCGGCGCGCGAGATCGTGAGCCGGGACGAACGCCCGACGGCACTCGTGTGCGCGGGCGATCTGAGTGCCGTCGGTGCGCTCGCGGTGTTCGCCCAGGCCGGGCTCTCCGTCCCCGACGACATCTCGGTCGTCGGATTCGACGACAGTTACGTCGCCGCGCTCTCCTACAACCGGCTCACCACGGTGCATCAGGATGTCGACGCGACCGCGGATGCGACGCTCAGCGCCCTCCTCGGTCGCCTCGAGGACTTCGATCGCCCGCCAGCGAGGATCGCGACCCCCGCCTCACTGGTCGTCCGAGCGACCACGGGACCGGCGCCGTCGGCATGA